The window CTAGAATAGACGAATCTTTATTTATGGAAGGGCTTCGTAATCTTCTTGAAGTTGACAATGATTGGATACCACAGTCGGATATTAAATCCTTGTATATTCGACCATTTATGATTGCCGATAGCGAATTTATTCGAGCTACACCAGCAACCGAATTTAGGTTTATGATTATCACCTCGCCCACTTCAACATACTATGCGGGCAAAACAAATCTTAAAATAGAAGAAAAATATGCTCGTTCAGTAGTAGGCGGAACAGGTTTTGCCAAAGCCGCAGGGAACTATGCAGCAGCATTTGCTCCTACCAAAAAGGTTCAAGACGAAGGTTATACTCAAATAATCTGGACAGATGCCATAAACCATGAATATATTGAAGAATGTGGCACTATGAATATCATGTTTAGAATAGAAGATAAGCTCATTACCCCTGCATTAAGTGAAAGTATATTGGGCGGAATTACTAGAGATAGTATAATCACACTAGCTAAACAAAAAGGCATAGAAGTTGAAGAAAGAAAAATTTCAGTTTCCGAAATCATAGAGTTCTACAAAAACGGCAAATTGAGAGAGGCTTTCGGGGTAGGAACTGCAGTTACTTTAAATCCAATTGACACCATCACTTATAAAGATACTGTCATAAAAGTTAAAGAATTGAATGCTGATTCTTACGCTTCAATTCTTAAAAAAGAATTACTTGGAATTCAATACGGTAGAATTGAGGACATCAACGGTTGGACTATGAAGGTTTAAAAACCATTTTATAGTGCTTTATCCCTGCCTCTTCAAATAAATTGCCCTGCTTAACAAAACCTAATTTTTGGTAAAATTCTACAACCTGAATTTGTGCATGTAAATAAATAGTACGCTCAAAGGCTTCAACATCTTTAAGCACCTCTTTA is drawn from Flavobacteriales bacterium and contains these coding sequences:
- a CDS encoding branched-chain amino acid aminotransferase, which encodes MIITKIPHSKIEQIDFDNLSFGKCFSDHMYSVSFKNEKWQNPEIIPYGPLSLNPGTHVFHYGQAIFEGMKAYKNPIGETLLFRPLENLKRLNQSADRLCMPRIDESLFMEGLRNLLEVDNDWIPQSDIKSLYIRPFMIADSEFIRATPATEFRFMIITSPTSTYYAGKTNLKIEEKYARSVVGGTGFAKAAGNYAAAFAPTKKVQDEGYTQIIWTDAINHEYIEECGTMNIMFRIEDKLITPALSESILGGITRDSIITLAKQKGIEVEERKISVSEIIEFYKNGKLREAFGVGTAVTLNPIDTITYKDTVIKVKELNADSYASILKKELLGIQYGRIEDINGWTMKV